A portion of the Flavobacterium limnophilum genome contains these proteins:
- a CDS encoding pectinesterase family protein, which produces MKRKLHLLMLTMLFSVSFMQAQKTDVWDLGGQALDANLYNNKLTVANINAWYPGITAGTSGVTLPNSTVLTLTAGVLTLTTGGSDRLYTTNPDPTNNPITRYATGSIGTTDTNYTARYYCNGAANNGTSVAAATSRFFTMTLNADDEVTVVASTESAGNSISVSNLTTGTQNQSFPVTISGTGVTLVKFVAKEAGNFKIVSLVGKGNYYRIYRKAVTPVTLTGNMDVTAAPGIPGGYSVLFTNTFTGKTYNAPVNAGTYSVSNVPAGFTYKMSLVGANGYLISNGENFTVTDATTVTHDISVLKVVLYTVSGNVTGLGTKISNATLVYTPSTTKVFVPQPVINTGAATYTVDLEDNVPYTISATGINDFELLSNTITATAATTSNLDFTAKPVYPVTINTTGLTPTQLGKLTLTFTNLNESGYVYNYPSTTGISLRDGTYAVTYGGLTGEPVELKLISNLKVNGAAASKDLNFKPVADTSPIPYAATITVGTDKTYKTINEALAAVARMTRTTTTTDSDRVTIMVDPGNYEEMIVINKPNITLKNASSTPSIGLLNQGVDIDPNAVRITSYYGLGYNYFSQGTDNKWSADALAVNKENGYTNYTNVSGTTNASYWNATVVVNSTGFVADQIIIENSYNQYISKKESEDVIVLVPGNKGVRPTTKGSVGVQNKSFVERAAAIGIPNNTDKVVLNKCRVVGRQDSFFGGSNARVVVYKGVMMGATDYLFGGMNAVFYQTDLAMNTSEDSNDTSYITAAQQTAGRGYLMYECKVTSAIPGTETASIYRSKPGYFGRPWQATTSEVVFYKTTIETSNNINFLNQSLIVPLGWNNSLNSAQSAKMYEYGTIENSGVNNATSRAAWATLLSVPTLTDNTPITTKEFTKGSDNWDPIPALIAADPALGTQQFNAVTAVNATAYKNNVVVSNVKSSTKVLVYGLNGALVKTLQVNADTSFNLNAGIWIVVLKDGEGQKSVKLMTY; this is translated from the coding sequence ATGAAAAGAAAATTACATTTACTTATGCTGACGATGCTGTTTTCGGTGTCATTTATGCAAGCCCAAAAAACGGATGTTTGGGATTTAGGGGGACAAGCATTAGATGCCAATTTGTATAATAATAAATTGACCGTTGCCAATATTAATGCTTGGTATCCTGGAATTACGGCAGGAACTAGTGGGGTTACCTTGCCTAATTCAACAGTACTCACTCTTACTGCTGGGGTTCTTACACTTACTACTGGAGGTTCAGATAGGTTATACACAACCAATCCTGATCCTACTAATAATCCAATAACTCGTTATGCAACAGGAAGCATAGGAACAACAGATACTAATTATACAGCAAGATATTATTGTAATGGAGCCGCCAATAATGGTACTTCTGTTGCAGCCGCTACATCACGTTTTTTTACGATGACATTAAATGCAGATGATGAAGTAACGGTTGTGGCAAGTACAGAATCGGCTGGTAATTCCATTTCTGTTTCTAATTTAACTACGGGTACACAAAATCAATCTTTTCCTGTGACTATTTCTGGTACAGGAGTTACTTTGGTGAAGTTTGTAGCTAAAGAAGCGGGTAATTTTAAAATTGTTTCGTTGGTAGGTAAAGGAAATTATTATAGAATTTACCGCAAAGCCGTTACGCCTGTAACCTTAACCGGAAATATGGACGTTACCGCTGCTCCTGGAATTCCAGGTGGTTACTCGGTTCTTTTCACCAATACTTTTACAGGAAAAACCTACAATGCTCCTGTAAATGCTGGAACTTATAGTGTGAGCAATGTGCCTGCAGGTTTTACTTATAAAATGAGTTTGGTGGGAGCCAATGGTTATCTTATTAGCAATGGCGAAAACTTTACTGTTACCGATGCTACAACGGTTACCCACGATATTTCGGTACTTAAAGTAGTTTTGTATACCGTTTCTGGAAATGTTACAGGATTAGGCACAAAAATTTCAAATGCTACTTTAGTTTATACGCCATCTACGACCAAAGTGTTTGTGCCACAACCAGTAATTAATACGGGTGCAGCTACTTATACGGTGGATTTAGAGGATAATGTTCCCTATACTATTTCTGCTACCGGTATTAACGATTTCGAATTATTGTCCAATACCATTACAGCAACAGCTGCCACTACTTCAAATCTTGACTTTACTGCCAAACCCGTTTATCCTGTAACCATTAATACCACAGGATTAACTCCAACACAACTGGGTAAATTAACCTTGACTTTCACCAATTTGAACGAAAGTGGTTATGTGTATAACTATCCTTCTACAACTGGAATCAGCCTAAGAGATGGTACTTATGCCGTAACTTATGGCGGATTGACTGGAGAACCGGTAGAACTGAAATTAATATCCAATTTGAAAGTAAATGGCGCTGCCGCTTCAAAAGATCTTAATTTTAAACCCGTAGCTGATACAAGTCCAATTCCATATGCTGCAACTATTACTGTTGGTACAGATAAAACATATAAAACAATTAACGAAGCACTTGCCGCAGTGGCAAGAATGACTCGTACCACAACTACTACCGATTCTGATCGTGTAACCATTATGGTCGATCCCGGAAATTATGAGGAAATGATTGTAATCAATAAACCAAACATTACCCTGAAAAACGCTTCGAGCACGCCAAGTATTGGTCTTTTAAACCAAGGTGTTGACATCGATCCAAATGCGGTTAGAATTACTTCCTATTATGGACTTGGCTACAATTATTTCAGTCAAGGAACTGACAATAAATGGAGTGCAGACGCTTTGGCCGTGAATAAAGAAAACGGTTATACCAATTATACAAATGTAAGCGGAACTACCAATGCTTCTTATTGGAACGCCACAGTAGTAGTCAATTCAACTGGATTTGTGGCCGACCAAATTATTATTGAAAACTCCTATAACCAATACATCTCCAAAAAAGAATCGGAAGATGTAATAGTCTTGGTGCCTGGAAATAAAGGAGTTCGCCCAACGACTAAAGGTAGTGTTGGAGTTCAAAACAAAAGTTTTGTGGAAAGAGCAGCAGCTATCGGAATTCCTAATAATACCGATAAAGTAGTATTGAATAAATGTAGAGTTGTAGGTCGTCAGGATTCTTTCTTTGGAGGTTCAAATGCCAGAGTAGTGGTTTACAAAGGCGTGATGATGGGAGCTACCGATTATCTTTTTGGAGGTATGAACGCCGTGTTTTATCAAACCGATTTGGCGATGAATACTAGCGAAGACAGTAACGATACCAGTTATATTACTGCTGCACAACAAACTGCCGGAAGGGGTTATTTGATGTATGAATGTAAAGTAACTAGCGCCATTCCAGGTACTGAAACGGCTTCTATTTATCGTTCTAAACCCGGTTATTTTGGTCGTCCTTGGCAAGCGACTACCAGTGAAGTTGTTTTTTACAAAACCACGATAGAGACTTCCAATAACATAAATTTTCTTAACCAATCATTGATTGTGCCTCTTGGATGGAACAATTCATTGAATAGTGCACAATCTGCTAAAATGTACGAATACGGAACAATCGAAAATTCAGGGGTGAATAATGCTACAAGTCGTGCTGCTTGGGCCACTTTGTTATCGGTGCCAACATTGACGGATAATACACCGATTACGACTAAAGAATTTACCAAAGGTTCAGATAATTGGGATCCAATTCCAGCTTTGATCGCTGCCGATCCTGCGCTTGGAACCCAACAATTCAATGCCGTAACTGCTGTAAACGCAACTGCTTACAAAAATAATGTTGTGGTTTCTAACGTGAAATCAAGCACAAAAGTATTGGTATATGGTTTAAATGGCGCCTTGGTAAAAACACTTCAAGTCAATGCAGATACCAGTTTTAATTTGAATGCCGGAATTTGGATTGTAGTTTTGAAAGATGGTGAAGGTCAAAAATCAGTCAAGTTGATGACTTATTAA
- a CDS encoding RagB/SusD family nutrient uptake outer membrane protein translates to MKRIIIIAGIIVSGLFSSCQDSVDSYLESVSKSTMDESVIFSTPDLAKSAVDGIKIPFGETNSYRGRYLPYYGLNTDTEWLAASQTPGDKSDLCVYDAKAINSEMNTTNNVWAMMYAGIERSNLCIRGLRTYGNPTPGSQLGALLGSALTLRAIYYADLLKTWGDVPARFEPISNETIYLPKSSRDIIYKQLIADLGEAATLVPWTTGSVEQINRAFVKGFRARLAMAASGYQQYPDGVRRSTDPELSVATMYALALKEAREVITSGKARLEPSFETFWKNYNKEVLIDGGESLWEIPFAEGRGRMLYTFAVRHDAIDQFQANGTGRGGVAGPLPTVFYDYDKADTRRNVTCVPYKYGPAVAGTPYPIAKQELTKDKLDTWYFGKYRYEWMTRRVISTNDDGVNKIYMRYAEVLLIAAEAANELESPAAAAPYLKEIRNRAFLPADRAVKVEAYVNALTSKVAMFNAIVDENKFEFTGEMERKQALIRWNLLKTKLDEAKVKMTNLQNRTGEYADVPTTLYYKYQADNVTLDIFGLNRGETTPPTGYTLNVSWTWTGTAAVTKSNSLYKVGVNPDQRQFWPIWKNFIDSSNQLLTNDYGY, encoded by the coding sequence ATGAAACGAATAATAATAATAGCAGGAATAATTGTATCGGGGCTTTTTAGCTCTTGTCAAGATTCAGTAGATAGTTATTTAGAGTCTGTATCTAAATCTACTATGGATGAGTCAGTTATTTTTTCTACTCCAGATTTAGCTAAATCTGCAGTTGATGGGATTAAAATTCCTTTTGGTGAAACGAATTCTTATAGAGGGAGATATCTTCCTTATTATGGCTTGAATACTGATACTGAATGGCTTGCCGCTTCTCAAACACCTGGTGATAAATCTGATTTGTGTGTGTACGATGCAAAAGCTATTAATAGTGAAATGAATACGACCAATAATGTTTGGGCCATGATGTATGCAGGGATTGAACGATCTAATTTGTGTATAAGAGGGTTACGTACTTATGGTAATCCAACTCCAGGAAGTCAATTGGGAGCTTTGTTAGGGTCAGCACTTACTTTAAGAGCTATTTATTATGCAGATTTATTAAAAACTTGGGGTGATGTACCTGCGCGTTTTGAACCAATCTCCAATGAAACTATATATTTGCCAAAATCAAGTAGAGACATTATATACAAACAATTAATAGCTGATTTAGGAGAAGCCGCAACATTAGTACCTTGGACTACTGGTAGCGTAGAGCAAATTAATAGAGCTTTTGTTAAAGGTTTTCGTGCTCGTTTAGCCATGGCTGCTAGTGGATACCAACAATATCCTGACGGGGTTAGAAGAAGTACGGATCCAGAATTATCTGTTGCTACTATGTATGCTTTGGCATTAAAAGAAGCACGTGAAGTTATCACAAGTGGAAAAGCTCGTTTGGAACCTTCATTTGAAACATTCTGGAAAAATTACAATAAAGAGGTTTTAATTGATGGTGGTGAATCATTATGGGAAATCCCTTTTGCGGAAGGTAGAGGTAGAATGTTATACACTTTTGCTGTGAGACATGATGCAATAGACCAGTTTCAAGCAAACGGAACTGGTAGAGGAGGAGTAGCAGGTCCATTACCTACTGTTTTTTATGATTACGATAAAGCTGATACTCGTCGAAATGTTACTTGTGTGCCTTATAAATATGGTCCTGCTGTAGCTGGTACTCCATATCCTATTGCTAAACAAGAATTGACAAAAGATAAATTAGATACTTGGTATTTTGGTAAATACCGATACGAATGGATGACTCGTCGTGTTATATCAACAAATGATGATGGAGTGAACAAGATCTATATGCGTTATGCAGAAGTATTGCTAATTGCAGCCGAAGCTGCAAATGAATTAGAAAGTCCTGCCGCAGCTGCCCCTTACTTGAAAGAAATTCGTAATAGAGCTTTTTTACCTGCTGATAGAGCTGTAAAAGTGGAAGCTTATGTAAATGCTTTGACTTCTAAAGTAGCGATGTTTAATGCTATTGTTGATGAAAACAAGTTTGAGTTTACAGGTGAAATGGAACGTAAACAAGCTTTGATTCGTTGGAATTTATTGAAAACTAAATTAGATGAAGCAAAAGTTAAGATGACTAATTTACAAAATAGAACAGGTGAGTATGCTGATGTGCCAACTACTTTGTATTACAAATATCAAGCTGATAATGTTACTTTAGATATTTTTGGATTGAATCGTGGTGAAACAACACCTCCAACTGGATATACTTTGAATGTTTCTTGGACTTGGACTGGTACTGCAGCTGTAACCAAATCAAATTCATTGTACAAAGTGGGTGTAAATCCTGACCAAAGACAGTTTTGGCCAATATGGAAAAACTTTATCGATTCAAGTAACCAATTGTTGACTAACGATTACGGTTATTAA
- a CDS encoding SusC/RagA family TonB-linked outer membrane protein, with the protein MISNCLLKKTAKSFFVIMLFLSLFVSNEMKAQKGTIVSGVVKDDTGFPLPGVNIVEKGTKNTASSDIDGKYNIRVAGSKSELIFSYLGFENLTQVVGQKTILNVSLKSTTSKLNEVVVVGYGTVKKSDLTGAVSTISGSDLKKVAVASVAETLTGRIAGVQVTSSEGSPDSEVKIRVRGGGSLTQDSSPLIIVDGFPVNSMNDISPSDVENITVLKDASSTAIYGSRGANGVIIVTTKSGKDNKISVNYNVFYGAKNMAKKIDVLNSEDYAKWQYEYAMLKSVPQGKTDSYDKYFAPYQTYAGQAGIDWQDRIYGRTGKVQSHDLGIRGGSDKISYSFNYALYDESAIQIGSDFKRNNLSFNLKNKASDKIDLTFTTRYSNTKIGGSGANEQKEVSSADSRLKHAVQYSPIDIPELTTDDTDEAVSGYLTNPYVAVADNERDQIRNNFNMLGSFAWKVVKNLQFKSDFGLDTYNYLDYRFYGRSTYYANNTPPPAYQAKPAIIITDEKNNRFRNANTLNYDFKDVLKSENHNLKLLLGEEMIAYKSNVVTSAVQGFPVDFSFEQAKNLTALGVPQYVDNYYAPDDNLLSFFGRVNYDYKNRYLLTGTFRADGSSKFLGNNVWGYFPSVAAAWKMSEESFLKDVDWVNSLKMRISYGEAGNNNIPTGQTFQSYIASSPAAWINGVSNILSATKTMANPNLKWETTTTLNAGVDYDFFKGRLSGSFDVYKNITSDLLLRFPVSGTGYDFQYRNMGETQNTGFEASVNWAAIQTEDYGLSVSFNIGMNKNKINSLGIMSDFGASSGWASTSIGNDFAVNVGQSLGQMYGYKNDGRYEVSDFNYVAGAYVLKAEVANSAAVVSSNANVLPGMMKLKDLNGDMKVDGNDMTVIGNANPKSTGGMVLNANIKNFDFMAAFNWSYGNDVYNANKIEFSTSATSPSGSYRNLSTVMADGKRWTNLDPTTGALTNDPVRLQELNANTSMWSPNMPRFVFSDWAVEDASFLRLNTLTMGYTVPDALASKMGITKLRFYQTMSNVFIITKYSGPDPEVSTRRQTPLTPGVDYSAYPRSRQIVFGLNLNF; encoded by the coding sequence ATGATTTCAAATTGTTTATTGAAAAAAACAGCTAAAAGTTTTTTTGTCATTATGCTCTTTCTCAGTTTATTTGTGAGCAATGAAATGAAAGCTCAAAAAGGAACTATTGTGAGTGGGGTTGTTAAAGATGACACTGGATTTCCATTGCCGGGAGTTAATATTGTTGAAAAAGGAACTAAAAACACAGCAAGTTCTGATATTGATGGTAAATATAACATACGTGTTGCAGGTTCAAAAAGTGAATTAATTTTTTCATATCTAGGATTTGAAAATTTAACTCAAGTAGTAGGGCAAAAAACAATTTTAAATGTGTCCTTGAAAAGTACGACTTCTAAATTAAATGAAGTTGTTGTGGTTGGATACGGAACAGTTAAAAAATCAGATTTAACAGGAGCGGTTTCTACAATTTCAGGTTCTGATTTGAAAAAAGTGGCTGTAGCGAGTGTTGCCGAAACTTTGACGGGTCGTATTGCCGGAGTGCAAGTGACTTCTTCAGAAGGTTCGCCTGATTCTGAAGTGAAAATTAGAGTTCGTGGTGGAGGTTCGTTAACTCAAGATAGTTCACCGTTGATTATAGTAGATGGATTTCCTGTAAACAGCATGAATGATATTTCTCCTTCCGATGTTGAAAATATTACCGTATTAAAGGATGCATCTTCAACTGCAATTTATGGTTCTAGAGGTGCAAATGGGGTTATTATCGTAACGACCAAAAGTGGTAAAGACAATAAAATTTCGGTAAATTACAACGTGTTCTACGGTGCTAAAAATATGGCGAAAAAGATTGATGTTCTTAATTCTGAGGATTACGCAAAATGGCAATATGAATATGCTATGTTGAAAAGTGTTCCACAAGGAAAAACAGATTCATATGATAAATACTTTGCACCTTATCAAACCTATGCTGGTCAAGCTGGTATTGATTGGCAAGACAGAATTTATGGACGTACAGGTAAAGTTCAAAGTCATGATTTAGGAATTCGTGGTGGATCTGACAAGATTTCATATAGTTTTAATTATGCTTTATATGATGAATCAGCAATCCAGATTGGTTCTGATTTCAAAAGGAATAACTTGTCTTTCAATTTAAAAAATAAAGCTTCAGATAAAATAGATCTTACCTTTACAACTCGTTATTCGAACACAAAAATCGGTGGCTCAGGAGCTAATGAACAAAAAGAAGTTTCTTCAGCAGATTCACGTTTGAAGCATGCTGTTCAGTATTCTCCTATTGATATTCCTGAATTGACGACTGATGATACGGATGAGGCAGTTTCAGGTTATCTTACTAATCCATATGTAGCCGTAGCTGATAATGAACGCGATCAAATTAGAAACAACTTTAATATGTTGGGGAGTTTTGCTTGGAAAGTTGTAAAAAATTTACAATTCAAATCAGATTTTGGATTGGATACTTACAATTATTTAGATTACCGTTTTTATGGACGTTCAACTTATTATGCCAATAATACGCCGCCGCCAGCATACCAAGCAAAACCTGCAATTATTATAACAGATGAAAAAAATAATCGTTTTAGAAATGCAAATACATTGAATTATGATTTCAAGGATGTGTTAAAAAGCGAAAATCATAATTTAAAACTTCTTTTAGGAGAAGAAATGATTGCCTATAAATCGAATGTTGTTACAAGTGCAGTTCAAGGTTTTCCTGTAGATTTTTCTTTTGAACAAGCAAAAAATCTTACTGCGCTTGGGGTGCCACAATATGTTGATAATTATTATGCTCCTGACGATAATTTATTGTCATTTTTTGGACGTGTAAATTATGATTATAAAAATCGTTACTTATTAACAGGTACATTCAGAGCCGATGGTTCAAGTAAATTTTTAGGGAATAATGTGTGGGGCTATTTTCCTTCGGTTGCTGCTGCTTGGAAAATGTCAGAAGAAAGTTTCTTGAAAGATGTAGATTGGGTAAATTCACTAAAAATGAGAATCAGTTACGGTGAAGCTGGAAATAACAATATCCCAACGGGACAAACATTTCAAAGCTATATTGCTTCATCTCCAGCTGCTTGGATTAATGGTGTTTCTAATATTTTATCAGCCACTAAAACAATGGCTAACCCAAATTTGAAATGGGAAACTACAACAACATTAAATGCAGGTGTTGATTACGATTTTTTCAAAGGTCGTTTGAGTGGTTCATTTGATGTGTATAAAAATATTACCAGTGATCTATTGCTTCGTTTTCCTGTGTCAGGAACTGGGTATGATTTCCAATATAGAAATATGGGTGAAACTCAAAACACAGGATTTGAGGCTAGCGTGAATTGGGCAGCTATTCAAACAGAGGACTATGGATTGAGTGTCTCTTTCAATATCGGGATGAACAAAAATAAAATTAATTCTTTGGGAATTATGAGTGATTTTGGGGCATCAAGTGGATGGGCTTCTACCTCAATTGGGAATGATTTTGCTGTAAATGTTGGTCAATCATTAGGGCAAATGTATGGTTATAAAAATGACGGTAGATACGAAGTTTCAGATTTTAATTACGTTGCGGGAGCTTATGTTCTTAAAGCGGAAGTTGCTAACTCTGCAGCTGTTGTATCTAGTAACGCAAATGTTTTACCAGGTATGATGAAATTAAAGGATCTAAATGGTGATATGAAAGTAGATGGAAACGACATGACAGTTATAGGAAATGCCAATCCAAAAAGTACTGGTGGTATGGTTCTTAATGCCAATATCAAAAATTTTGATTTTATGGCTGCTTTTAACTGGAGTTATGGTAACGATGTGTATAACGCAAATAAAATTGAGTTTTCTACTTCTGCAACTTCGCCTAGTGGTAGTTATAGAAACTTGAGTACAGTAATGGCTGACGGAAAAAGATGGACTAATCTCGATCCTACTACAGGCGCGTTGACAAACGATCCAGTAAGATTGCAAGAGTTGAATGCCAATACTTCTATGTGGTCACCAAACATGCCTCGTTTTGTCTTTAGTGACTGGGCTGTTGAAGATGCTTCCTTCTTGAGATTGAATACATTAACAATGGGTTATACTGTTCCAGATGCTTTAGCTTCTAAAATGGGTATAACCAAATTAAGATTTTATCAAACAATGAGTAATGTTTTCATTATCACGAAATATTCAGGACCAGATCCAGAGGTTTCAACAAGAAGACAAACACCACTAACGCCTGGCGTAGATTATTCAGCTTATCCTCGTAGCAGACAAATTGTTTTTGGTTTGAATCTTAATTTTTAA
- a CDS encoding M48 family metallopeptidase yields MKKKLILTAIVICALGLFFSCATNPFTGKQSLNFVSNSELFPSSFQQYGTFLKENKVIVGTAEAKRVENVGMKIKLAAERWLKANGQGEYLNGYQWEYKLIENKEINAWCLPGGKIVVYSGILPVTKDDAGLATVMGHEVSHALANHGAQRMSATQLQQIGAVGVAVATGNKSAEQQQMWQQYYGIGSQVGVMLPFSRNHESEADKIGLTLMAIAGYNPELAIAFWERMSASSSGNKSPEFLSTHPADATRIANLKRLIPEAKAEALKFGVVFK; encoded by the coding sequence ATGAAAAAGAAATTGATATTGACAGCGATCGTGATTTGTGCATTGGGATTGTTTTTTTCGTGCGCCACAAATCCTTTTACTGGAAAGCAGAGTTTGAATTTTGTTTCCAACAGCGAACTGTTTCCCTCCTCTTTTCAACAATATGGAACATTCTTGAAGGAGAATAAAGTCATAGTTGGAACCGCGGAGGCAAAACGAGTTGAAAACGTTGGAATGAAGATCAAGTTGGCAGCAGAACGTTGGTTAAAAGCAAATGGGCAGGGAGAATACTTGAATGGTTATCAATGGGAATATAAGTTGATAGAAAACAAGGAAATTAATGCTTGGTGTTTGCCAGGAGGCAAGATCGTGGTTTATTCAGGAATCTTGCCCGTGACCAAAGATGATGCGGGGTTGGCTACCGTAATGGGACATGAAGTTTCGCATGCATTGGCCAATCACGGTGCACAGCGAATGAGCGCGACCCAATTGCAACAAATTGGAGCCGTGGGAGTCGCAGTGGCAACGGGAAACAAGAGTGCCGAGCAACAACAAATGTGGCAACAATATTATGGAATTGGTTCTCAAGTAGGAGTAATGCTCCCTTTTAGCAGAAATCACGAAAGTGAAGCCGATAAAATAGGATTGACGCTTATGGCAATTGCTGGGTACAATCCTGAATTGGCCATAGCATTTTGGGAAAGAATGTCGGCTAGCAGTAGCGGCAATAAATCGCCTGAATTTCTTAGCACGCATCCGGCCGATGCCACAAGAATTGCTAATTTGAAGCGGTTAATACCAGAAGCCAAAGCAGAAGCTTTAAAGTTTGGAGTAGTTTTCAAGTAG